AATTTTTTTCGACCGATCACACCGGCAACGACCGGGCCCGAATGGATTCCGATCCGCATCTTTAAGACGTTGCCTGATGGATCCCGTAAAGTTTTTATAAATCGTTGCATCTCGATCGCCATGTGCATAGCGTCTTCGGCGTGATTTTCGTTCCAAATCGGAATCCCCGCGGCGACCATGTATGCGTCTCCGATCGTTTTTATTTTTTCCATTCCGTATCCTTCGGCGAGAATATCGAAGTATGAAAACACATCGTTGAGAAGATGAACCAAGGCTTCCGGAGAAACCTTTTGAGACATCACCGTAAAATTCTCTATGTCTGCGAACAAAATCGAAACCATCGGATAACCGTCCGCAATGGTCGCCGAACTTCGTTTTAATCTTTCCGCGATGGGCGCGGGCAGAATGTTCAGCAGAAGTTTTTCGGCGCGATCGTGTTCTTGTTTGTTCTTGGAGATGAAATAATACAAACTGAAGAAAGTCAGCGTTCCGGCGCCCGTGATGTTCACGACAAAGAATAAAATTCTTAGCTTAGGATCCACGTTTACCGTCGTCAACGGAGGATACATTTCGGCGAATCCGGTTAGAATCAAAACGATCAGAAACAATCCGAACCAAATCAAACCGTGGCGAATCGGACCGAAGGAAAGAGCGCCTAACGGACATAGAATCGCCCAGATGATGACCGCACCCGAGTTTTCAAAGCCGCCCAAGCTCAACTGTAAGAATACGGGAAGAATGAGAATGAAAAGAAATTGCAGAAACCGAAACGCCAAGTATTTACCTGTGAAATAGACAAAGAGCAAACTCAGTAAACTGAGAATCGCGTAACCGCCCGGGATCAAAGCCGCTTGCGGAAAACCTAATATAAAATAAAGCAGACTCCAAAGAACGCCCACGACCGTAAAGGCCTTTGAAAATAGAATCAATCCGTTTCTGTGAAGATTCTCCCGTTCCGAAATTTGTATCGTTGGCGACATTGGTTCCTCGATGGAAGAATGAAAAAAGTTATTTATCATCGGTCCTTTCGTATCATAACCTATAGAAAGAATCCTTCGCTTGTATAATTCTGCAACGGATCTCGAAAAAAATTCTCCCCCGCTTTTGAACTTTTTCAAACCTCTGCAGTTTTATACAAGGCGCGTCGTCTTCGAAACGTTATACTCCAACCCGTGTTCGTTTCGATCGAAAGCGGACTTCAACAAAAAGGAAATCATGAAGGACATTATTTTTTACCAGCTCTTCGAAGTTCAATCTTCCACATATACGTATTTAATCGCCGATCCTGAAACGAAAAAAGCGGCGATCATCGATCCCGTTTGGGAAACGGTCGATCGGGATTTAAAGCTGATTCGAGAACTCGATCTGCATCTGAGTTATATCTTGGAAACGCATATCCACGCGGATCATATCAGCGGAGCCGACGAGATTCGCGAGAATACGATGGCCGAAACTGCGATCAGCTCTTCGGCCGGAATCGATTGCGCTGATATACAACTCGAAGACGGTCACGAACTTTTTCTCGGAAACAAAACGATCACAGCGATCGCGACTCCCGGACATACGAATTCCTGTATGAGTTTTCTTTTTGAAGGAATGGTCTTTACGGGAGATTCTCTTTTGATCGGAGGAACGGGTAGAACCGATTTTCAGTGGGGGTCCGCCTCGAAGTTATATGATAGCATAACGCAGAAATTATTCTCCCTTCCCGAAGATACTCTGGTTTATCCGAGTCACGATTATCACGGCTTAACTTCCACAACGATCGGATTGGAAAAAAGATTCAATCCGAGGATCGGAGGCGATCGCTCCAAAGAAGATTTCAGAAAGATCATGACCGAACTTCAACTCGAGACTCCGAAAAAAATGCATATTGCGGTTCCGATCAACTTAGGATGCGGCAAACTCGAAGCCGTAAAGGTAATGAATCCGAACGCAATCTCCGGAATCCCTTCCGTTTCCAACGAAGACGTATTCGAAAAGATCGGAAAGGTAAGAATCATAGACGTTCGTTATCCGGGAGAATTCTACGGAGCCTTGGGACATATCAACACGGCCCAACTCATAACGTTAGGCGATGATTTAACGAAATTTTTAGAGAACGGTGATCGTTCGGAAGAAATCGTATTCGTATGTCGCAGCGGAAAACGTTCCCGCAAAGCGACGGAAGAAAGCATTCGTTTAGGTTATAAATTCACGGCAAGTATGGCAGGCGGCATGTTGAATTGGAACGAGAGATCACTGCCTAAGGAGTAGGAAACATGACGACAGAATGGGTGATGGGAATCATCGGAGGAACGTTAATCGGCATTGCGGTATCGTTGATGCTTTTGTGGAACGGAAGAGTGACCGGAGTGAGCGGCATCGTATACGGCGTATTGATTCCGCAAAAAGGCGACACGGAATGGAGATGGTATTTTATCGTCGGTTTGTTACTCGGCGGGCTTTCCTTGAAAGCGGCCGCTCCCGATCTTTTAACGGTCGAGTTACAAACAAACACGTGGATCGGCGCGTTAGCCGGAATACTCGTCGGCTTCGGCGCGATGTTGGGAGGCGGTTGCACCAGCGGACACGGAGTTTGCGGAGTCAGCAGATTCTCCGTTCGATCCATCGTAGCCACGATCGTTTTTATGAGCACGGGTATGATGGCCGTGTTGTTTCTTCGGAAAATCGGGTTACTGATATGAAGTATAACTTCGGCGCTTTGATCGTCGGTTTATTGTTCGCGATCGGATTGGGCATTTCGGGAATTTTACAACCTTCTAATATAGTCGGCTTTCTGGACGTTTTCGGAAATTGGAACCCTACCCTTCTCTTTACGATGGCGGGCGCGGTCGGCGTACATTTCGTCACGTATAAATTAATCCGAAAAAGAAAAACTCCCATGTTTACCAAGGAATGGTTTATTCCCACCCGAAAGGAAATCACTCCGGCCTTGGTCGTCGGTAGCGTCATTTTCGGAATCGGCTGGGGATTGGGCGGTTATTGTCCTACCGTTTCGATCACTTCCCTTGCGAGTTTTGAAGCGAGACCGCTCATCGTTTTCGCGAGCATCATTTTGGGAATGTTGCTCTTTCGATTCATCGATCAAAAGATGAATCTTAAAAACAAATTAGAATAATTTGAAACTCTAATGCTCATACTCGGATACGTTGCATCCTTCGTTATGGGAACTTCTCTCGGACTCATCGGCGCCGGTGGGTCCATTCTCATGGTTCCCATTCTTTTTTATTTCTTCGGGCAGGATGCGACACAATCCACGACAAATTCTCTTTTTATCGTAGGTGTGACCGCATCTTTCGGAGCGTTTATGAAGGCAAAAAGCGGAAATCTCAATTTGAAGCTGGCGACTCTTTTTGTGATTCCGAGTTTCGTGGGAATTTATATCGCAAGACGTTTGATTCTCCCTTACCTTCCGGATAGTATCGTCTCCGTTTTCGGCTTCAACTTGACGAAATCTTTTTTGATGATGATCGTTTTCGCGATCACGATGATCTTCAGTTCTTGGGCCATGATTCGTTCGGGAGAATCTTCCGGGGAAGAATCGCCGGAGTTCCGTTTCACTTCGCTTAACGTTTTTTCGATCATACGCAAAGGTCTGATCGTCGGAACGATCACCGGGTTTATCGGAGCGGGAGGCGGATTTCTCATCGTCCCCGCTCTTGTGCTTTTGCTCAAGTTTCCTCTTAAGGTTGCGATCGGAACCTCGTCCGCGATCATCGCGATAAATTCCCTATTCGGTTTTACGATCAGCTTTACTTCGATGCAAATCAAAGATTGTCCCTTACTATTGACCGTTTGTTTCCTCGGGATCGCGGGATTGTTCTTCGGACAGATTCTTTCCCGAAAAATCAAAGCGCGATCTTTAAAACAATGTTTCGGTTACTTTGCGCTTTTGATCGCGGCTTGGATCGTATGGGATCAAAGCTTCCGTTTATAAAAGATATTAATGCGACATCCCTTCGAACTTTTCTCCCAATAACGAGGCGACGGTTCCCGCACCGGCCATCCCTCCGGATGCGGCGGCCAATAAAACGGAATGACCCATACTCACGCTGTCGCCGCAAGCGAAGACCCCGTCCACCGTCGTGGCTCCTCTTTCGTTCACCTTGTAAAGTCCGAACTGAGTTTTTTCGCACCCGAGTTCCTCTCCGATCGTCGACTTGAGTTTAAACGGAAGAATCGGTTGAAAGAATGCGGCGTCCCTTTCGATGATCGTATCGTTTGCAAGAGTGATCGCATTGAGTCGTTCTCCTTCGTGCAAAAAACCAGTGATTTGTTCTTCGATCAATCGAACATTATTTCTTTTTAATAGACTTTTTTGTTCCTCGCTGAAGATCGCTTTCCCGTTCGTAAGAAGAATCAAATCGGAAGCAAGATCGTTTACCAAAGACAACATATGGAACGTCATTTCGCTGTTGGAAATCAATGCGATACGAGAACCGCGAATTTCGAATCCGTGACAGTAAGGACAATGAAAGATCGATTTCCCCCACAATTCTCGAAAACCGGGAACCGGCAAGGGACGATCCTCCACTCCATAGGCGAGAATGATTTTTCGAAAAGAAGCCGTATCACCCGAAGAGAACTTCGCATTAAAACCGAAGACCGATTTTTCAACGGATACGACCGATCCCTCAAAGAAAGAAATCGTTTTGTATTTTTCCAGATCTTTCCGAACCAACCTTCTCCATTCGGCGGGATGAATCCCGTCTCTCGTTGGAAAATTATTCAGGTGAGAAGAAGGCGCGTTTCTCGGACGATTGTCGTCGCAGATCAAAGCGGTCCTACTCATACGTCCCAATGCGAGCGCCGCGCTAAGCCCCGCAGGTCCGCCTCCGACGATCAAAACTTCCGAACCCAATTTCATAACCTCATCTCCTGAAAAGAAGCGCAATCGCGTCCTCTCCGACAATTCTGATTTAAAAGTTGAAGTACGTTTGCGGCTGTAAAGAAGAATACGAAATAGATTCAATTTTCTTGATATTGATACTTATTTGATTGTAATATTGATACCTTTATAGTATCAATGTAATATGGACTTATCGAAACTAAAATCTTTTATCGTATTGGCGGAAGAATTAAACTTCAGAAAAAGCGCGGAAATTTTGGGAATTTCACAACCTCCTTTGACGCGATTGATCTCTTCCCTAGAAGAGGAGCTTTCCACAAAACTATTCGAACGAACTACGAGACAGGTTCAACTTACCGGAGCGGGGATTTTTCTTTTGAAAGAAGGCAAGGAAATCATCGCCCGAGCCGAAAATCTCGAACGGGAAGTCCGTTCCATCGGCAAACTCAAGGCTGGAAAGTTAAACATCGGTTTTTCGACGACTTCCTTTCTCGCAAATCTTCCTCAAATCATCGACGAATTTCAAAATCGTTTTCCGAAATTAAAATTTCAACTGCATCAGGAAACGAGAATTAGAATTCCAAAAGGATTACGATCGGGACACTTCGACGTTTGTTTTATGGAAGGAACCGTTTCGGAAGAAGACTTGGAAAGTCGTTCCGTTCACGACGAAGGACTCGGAGTTTTAGTTCCCAAAAAACATCCTCTCGCAAAACGAAAGGAAATCGAACTTCGAGAACTGAAGGACGAAACGATCATATTACATCCGAAAAAGGAAGCCGGAAAATTTTATGACACGATCTCCCAACTTTTTAAACAAAGCGGAATCAAGCCGAAACTATACGTGAAAAACGATCGGGAAAGTTGTCCCATCTTAGTCGCGACCGGCAAAGGGGTTTCTCTTACGGTATTGGGGGCTCAAAACATCGCTCCTTCCGAAACTCAATTCGTTCCGATCAAAAAATTATTTCTTCCCGTCTCGGTTTTTTGGGCGCCCGAAAACAAGAACCCTTTGTTGAAAACATTTTTGAGTTTTGTGATCGAAAGCGATTCTTTTAAGAATAAGAAGGCGGAATGTCTTATGGATGTGATGCGGCTTTAAGATATTTCGATTCGAAAAAAGTTCAGCTTTGCTTGCGAATCAAAGAATTCTCATCCGTATGAGAAAACACTTTTCCGTAAATCTGGATCTTTAATTCCTGAGAATAAAAAAGATGATCTCCTCGAATGACAAGAATATTCTTAAATTCTAATGCTTTTGCGTTTGCGGTCATAAACGGAGGTTGAATGATTCCCCAATCCGCGCTCCCTTCCTTTGCATTGACTTCCAGATGAATCGGATCGCCCGCCTCCGCGTATATTCCGCCCGCTACGACCGATGTTCCTCGAGGAATGGTAAACGCGTGAAAGACGATTCCCGTTTCGGCTTCCCACATCCAATATCCGGTTTGATCGTGGATCACCTGATCGCTGGACTTATCGCTTACCAACTGGCGATAATAAAGTCCCGTTAAAATCTGTGATTGCGCGTTTGTGGTAGAGCCGATCGGTTCGTAAGTAACGGTTTCATAATATCGTTTTACATCCTTTCCGATTTTTTCCGGCGATATATCAAGTCCCTTATCCCCTTCCCAACGTCCGATGAGATGAACCAGCGGCCCGTACGTTTCGTTTCCTTCGATCATTGCTTCCTGCTTTCTTTTATCGTAGGTTAGACGATTCCTAAAGACTCGATCGCAACGTTTTGCTCATTCTACGGTGACGTTATCGGATTTTTTACAATATAGATTGCCTCATCTAAAGAAACAAAATTCTTATATTTCTTTCTTGCTCAACAGTTCATATCGTCTTTGAAACTCTTCGTTGGGAATCCGTTCCTCACCCTTACGTCGAAGTTCGGGCAAGAGTCCGTTGACAAAATACATTTCAATCTCCCCTTTGTGTTTCGCTGGCACGGCGCCGCGATATTCGCAGTTGAAAAAATCCTTTACTAGTTCGTATGCGGCTCTGGAAATATTAATGCGACCCGGAATACCGGACGACTCGCAGCGACTTGCGATATTGACAGTATCGCTCCACACGTCGTATGCGAACTTCTTCTCGCCGATAACACCCGCTACCAAATCGCCGGAATGAATTCCAAGACGAAGTTCCCAATAAGGAAGACCTTGATTCGCTTTGATTTCCTTCATTTGATTCATAAAGGCTTGAATTTCCAAAGCGGCCATCACGCAGTCGACCGCGTGTGTTCCGCTTGATTCCGGAATGCCGCCTGCGAACATATAACTGTCTCCGATCGTCTTGAGTTTCTCAAGATTGTGTCTTTCCATTACGCTATCAAAATAAGAGAAACAACGATCGAGTTCAGCGACAAGTTCCGTTGGCGACAACGTTTCCGCAATTTGTGTGAAACCTTTGAAATCCGTAAAACATACCGTTGCGCTGCGATGCAAACGCGGTTCGGAAACTCCCTTCTCCTTTAACTCCTGAGCGATTTCTTCCGGTAATATGTTAAGAAGCAACTGCTCCGACTTTTCATGTTCCGCTTGGATCTTGGCTTCCGCTTCGTCACTACCTCGAATGAAAAGATACGCAAGCAAAAGAAGAAACAACTGACTGCCGATCACATCCATAAGAACTTCATCGGCTCGGAGAGTTCCGGGCGCGGGCTCCGCTCCATACAAGGCCTGTCCTCCCAAAATTTTGAAATAGGTCTCGCGTGCGATAAACAGACAAAACGGAATCAAAGCGAGGACGATCCTAGTTACTTTATGTTTGCGAACCACGAGGAGCAAAGGAAGAAGCATTGCTACCGATAGATATAAATGCGCCTGTTGACCGGGAAAAGTGAAGATGATGATCACATCCATCACCCACAATGTGAAACACAAAAAAACCTGAGCCGCTAGTATGTATCCCCTTCTCAATAGAACCCAACTAACGGCGATTGTCGTTAAGAATATAACGGTAAAGACGTTCAAGAATAGAATCAAATCGGAAGGAACGGGTTGCACCCAGGCCATAAGGATCAGCATCGCAAGAATGAAGAGAGTGTTGCCGGTGAGACGAAAGGAACGTCGTTCTTCTTCGGGGAGATCGGCCAATAAGTGACGCCCGAGTATCCAGTGGAAAGCGGATCGGATCCTGGTTATCATAGACGCAACCTCCTGACGGTGCAAAGAATCAGAACTAAAAGACGGGAGAATCTCTCCGATGTAAAGTCGGTTTCCGGTTAGAAATAAATTCCCGAGAAAGAGTATTATATGAAGAGGAAAGAATTGATTTGCAAACAACGGATTTCGTTGTAACCGAAAATGTTAAGCGACAACTGTTACCATAAAATTATCGGATTCTTTAATCCCGGCGGCGCTTCTCACTTTTTATCCGACTTCATTCCGGTATAAAGATAATGGATCAATTCTTTCGTGATCCGTCTCGCTTCCTTCAAATCCACGGAACGAAACATCACCTGCTTCCCCGCTAAAAGAACGGCGATGCCGTGCACCATGGTCCAAGCGGAAGTCGCGGAACTCACCGCGTCCTCGGTCTCAATGACGCCCGCCCTTTGACAATCGCGAATGATCTCGACGATGATTTTAAAAGAATCGTCTTCGGTCTTAACCAAGGACTTGTATTTGGAATGGCTTTCGATCTGATTCCCATACATGATGCGGAAAAGATCCGGAAACTCCAAAGCGAACTCCACGTAACAAACGCCGGATTCTCGAAACAGAAGAAGAGGTTTTTTTCTGTACTTCGACTGAAGTTTTTTTTGCCGTTCGGAAAGCATTCGAAAACCCTCTTCCGCGATGTCCGCGTATAAGGATTCCAAATCCTCATAGTGGCGATAAGGAGCGGATTGACTGACCCCCGCGTACGAAGCGGCTTTTCGAAGACTCAACGCCTTATAACCCTCTTCCTTTAAAATGCGCAGGGAGGCTTCCAATAAGGCTTTTTTTAAGTCGCCGTGATGATACGAATTTTTATCCGAAGAATTTTTCATGTTGACGATTATTACATTCTTGATTCTAGTCGAACTAACTAATGTAATAGCTGTTCACATTGAATAGATTCGGGAGGATTTTGTCAATGAATATCGATCAAATAGGAAACGAGTTTGATATAATATTTGTGGGTTCGGGGATGGGAAGTCTCTGCGCCGCGAGCCTTTTGGCCCAATCATACGGAAAAAAAATTCTTATACTGGAAAAACATTTCCAACCCGGCGGCTTTACGCACGAGTTCCAAAGAAAACAAGGCAAGTATCATTGGGATGTGGGAATTCATTATGTCGGAGATATGCAGGAAGAAGGTCTTTGCAGAAAAATCTCCGATAAGATCACTCGAAAAAAAGTTCAATGGAAACGGATCGCGGAACCGTTCGAAAGATTGATCTTTCCTTCCGTTTCCTTCGACATCTACGGCGAGCCGGAAAAGTTCAAAGCGGATCTCGGAAATAAATTTCCGGAGGAAACGGAAGCGATCGAACGTTATTTCAAAGAC
This genomic stretch from Leptospira kmetyi serovar Malaysia str. Bejo-Iso9 harbors:
- a CDS encoding adenylate/guanylate cyclase domain-containing protein translates to MSPTIQISERENLHRNGLILFSKAFTVVGVLWSLLYFILGFPQAALIPGGYAILSLLSLLFVYFTGKYLAFRFLQFLFILILPVFLQLSLGGFENSGAVIIWAILCPLGALSFGPIRHGLIWFGLFLIVLILTGFAEMYPPLTTVNVDPKLRILFFVVNITGAGTLTFFSLYYFISKNKQEHDRAEKLLLNILPAPIAERLKRSSATIADGYPMVSILFADIENFTVMSQKVSPEALVHLLNDVFSYFDILAEGYGMEKIKTIGDAYMVAAGIPIWNENHAEDAMHMAIEMQRFIKTLRDPSGNVLKMRIGIHSGPVVAGVIGRKKFAYDLWGDAVNTASRLESHGVSGRIQISESTYNLLKDKSWIETSRSVDVKGKGMMTTYLSYE
- a CDS encoding MBL fold metallo-hydrolase, producing MKDIIFYQLFEVQSSTYTYLIADPETKKAAIIDPVWETVDRDLKLIRELDLHLSYILETHIHADHISGADEIRENTMAETAISSSAGIDCADIQLEDGHELFLGNKTITAIATPGHTNSCMSFLFEGMVFTGDSLLIGGTGRTDFQWGSASKLYDSITQKLFSLPEDTLVYPSHDYHGLTSTTIGLEKRFNPRIGGDRSKEDFRKIMTELQLETPKKMHIAVPINLGCGKLEAVKVMNPNAISGIPSVSNEDVFEKIGKVRIIDVRYPGEFYGALGHINTAQLITLGDDLTKFLENGDRSEEIVFVCRSGKRSRKATEESIRLGYKFTASMAGGMLNWNERSLPKE
- a CDS encoding YeeE/YedE family protein, whose product is MTTEWVMGIIGGTLIGIAVSLMLLWNGRVTGVSGIVYGVLIPQKGDTEWRWYFIVGLLLGGLSLKAAAPDLLTVELQTNTWIGALAGILVGFGAMLGGGCTSGHGVCGVSRFSVRSIVATIVFMSTGMMAVLFLRKIGLLI
- a CDS encoding DUF6691 family protein, with the protein product MKYNFGALIVGLLFAIGLGISGILQPSNIVGFLDVFGNWNPTLLFTMAGAVGVHFVTYKLIRKRKTPMFTKEWFIPTRKEITPALVVGSVIFGIGWGLGGYCPTVSITSLASFEARPLIVFASIILGMLLFRFIDQKMNLKNKLE
- a CDS encoding sulfite exporter TauE/SafE family protein — encoded protein: MLILGYVASFVMGTSLGLIGAGGSILMVPILFYFFGQDATQSTTNSLFIVGVTASFGAFMKAKSGNLNLKLATLFVIPSFVGIYIARRLILPYLPDSIVSVFGFNLTKSFLMMIVFAITMIFSSWAMIRSGESSGEESPEFRFTSLNVFSIIRKGLIVGTITGFIGAGGGFLIVPALVLLLKFPLKVAIGTSSAIIAINSLFGFTISFTSMQIKDCPLLLTVCFLGIAGLFFGQILSRKIKARSLKQCFGYFALLIAAWIVWDQSFRL
- a CDS encoding NAD(P)/FAD-dependent oxidoreductase codes for the protein MKLGSEVLIVGGGPAGLSAALALGRMSRTALICDDNRPRNAPSSHLNNFPTRDGIHPAEWRRLVRKDLEKYKTISFFEGSVVSVEKSVFGFNAKFSSGDTASFRKIILAYGVEDRPLPVPGFRELWGKSIFHCPYCHGFEIRGSRIALISNSEMTFHMLSLVNDLASDLILLTNGKAIFSEEQKSLLKRNNVRLIEEQITGFLHEGERLNAITLANDTIIERDAAFFQPILPFKLKSTIGEELGCEKTQFGLYKVNERGATTVDGVFACGDSVSMGHSVLLAAASGGMAGAGTVASLLGEKFEGMSH
- a CDS encoding LysR family transcriptional regulator yields the protein MDLSKLKSFIVLAEELNFRKSAEILGISQPPLTRLISSLEEELSTKLFERTTRQVQLTGAGIFLLKEGKEIIARAENLEREVRSIGKLKAGKLNIGFSTTSFLANLPQIIDEFQNRFPKLKFQLHQETRIRIPKGLRSGHFDVCFMEGTVSEEDLESRSVHDEGLGVLVPKKHPLAKRKEIELRELKDETIILHPKKEAGKFYDTISQLFKQSGIKPKLYVKNDRESCPILVATGKGVSLTVLGAQNIAPSETQFVPIKKLFLPVSVFWAPENKNPLLKTFLSFVIESDSFKNKKAECLMDVMRL
- a CDS encoding heme-binding beta-barrel domain-containing protein, which codes for MIEGNETYGPLVHLIGRWEGDKGLDISPEKIGKDVKRYYETVTYEPIGSTTNAQSQILTGLYYRQLVSDKSSDQVIHDQTGYWMWEAETGIVFHAFTIPRGTSVVAGGIYAEAGDPIHLEVNAKEGSADWGIIQPPFMTANAKALEFKNILVIRGDHLFYSQELKIQIYGKVFSHTDENSLIRKQS
- a CDS encoding adenylate/guanylate cyclase domain-containing protein, whose translation is MFANQFFPLHIILFLGNLFLTGNRLYIGEILPSFSSDSLHRQEVASMITRIRSAFHWILGRHLLADLPEEERRSFRLTGNTLFILAMLILMAWVQPVPSDLILFLNVFTVIFLTTIAVSWVLLRRGYILAAQVFLCFTLWVMDVIIIFTFPGQQAHLYLSVAMLLPLLLVVRKHKVTRIVLALIPFCLFIARETYFKILGGQALYGAEPAPGTLRADEVLMDVIGSQLFLLLLAYLFIRGSDEAEAKIQAEHEKSEQLLLNILPEEIAQELKEKGVSEPRLHRSATVCFTDFKGFTQIAETLSPTELVAELDRCFSYFDSVMERHNLEKLKTIGDSYMFAGGIPESSGTHAVDCVMAALEIQAFMNQMKEIKANQGLPYWELRLGIHSGDLVAGVIGEKKFAYDVWSDTVNIASRCESSGIPGRINISRAAYELVKDFFNCEYRGAVPAKHKGEIEMYFVNGLLPELRRKGEERIPNEEFQRRYELLSKKEI
- a CDS encoding TetR/AcrR family transcriptional regulator, giving the protein MKNSSDKNSYHHGDLKKALLEASLRILKEEGYKALSLRKAASYAGVSQSAPYRHYEDLESLYADIAEEGFRMLSERQKKLQSKYRKKPLLLFRESGVCYVEFALEFPDLFRIMYGNQIESHSKYKSLVKTEDDSFKIIVEIIRDCQRAGVIETEDAVSSATSAWTMVHGIAVLLAGKQVMFRSVDLKEARRITKELIHYLYTGMKSDKK